TTAGTTTTCTGTTTCAGATGTCACAAATCAACATAGCCTGCTTCTTTTTTCTCATAAACTGTCTAACGGGTTAATCTCGGCGATCGCGCTCTCAATCGGATGGAGTGCCTTTTCGTGCCACCATATAAAGTCTGAGAAAGGAACGGCGTATGAAATACAACTGGATGACCCTGCTGCGCTGGATGCTAATCGGAGTTCTGATTGTTTTAGCGATCGTGTTCCTCAACCAAGTGGGAATTGAGCGAATTCGGCAGCAAGTTGATCAGTTCGGAATTTGGGCACCTGCGATCGTCTTTGCGCTCCGCTTTACCAGCATTATTCTGCCCGTGCTACCGGGAACGGCCTACGCCATTTTGGCAGGTGGACTGTTTGGATTCGCTGAGGGCTTGCTGATTGTGGCCTTGGCAGATTTGGCTTCCTGTACCTTCAACTTTTATATTGCCCGCCGTTATGGACGCAGTTTGGTGGAGCGCTTTGTCGGTCAGCAATTTATGGAGAAAGTCGATCGTCTGGCTCAACGCCATTTAGAACGCAACTTTTTCCTCATGACAGGTTTTCTCATGACTGGGTTATTTGATTTTGCCGCTTATGGGGTTGGCCTGACTCAAGTGCGCTGGCACAGTTATTTGCTAGCTTTAGTGGTCAGTATTCTCGTTGCTAAGCCTCTGTGGGTGGCAGCAGGCGCAGGCATCTTTGAGGATAGCCAATTACTTTTAGGCTTTGCTCTCCTCGCCGCTTTTGGGATTGGTATTGTGACGGCAGTGGTGCAACGGCAACCAGATTCATCCAATTCCTAGCCAGTACTAGTTTGTAGGGTTAGTTTCGTAGGGTTAGGTGAGCGCGATCGCAGTGATAGGATAGAGGCCGTGATGTGCTCCTGTTATGCATCGAACGTTTATCCCTGGCACCGCTGCCCCCGAAGTGCAATCTAGCTCTGCTTGGTGGTTTGCCTTTCTCGGCCACAAACTGTTGGTGCAGGTCAATGGCACCAGCACGACGATTCCTCATCTCGTTAATTTGGCAGCGATCGGTTTAGTCCCTGTGCGAATCCAGTTTCTCGGCACGCTAGATGGTGAGCCTTGCTACTCGGCAGAACTTTCTCAAGATGCAGCAATTCCAGGCAATATGGCTGTGCGAGGACTCCGCAAGCTATATGGCGTCTTGGACGAAGATTTATATGTGATAGGCAGTCGAGCCGTCCAAATTATGGAGTGGGATCGTACCCATCAATACTGCGGTTGCTGTGGCACTCCCACCACTCAGCTCCCAACAGAACGAGCGAAGCGCTGTCCTAAGTGCGGTTTAGCTAATTATCCCCGTCTCTCTCCAGCCGTGATCGTCTTGATCTCGCGTGATGAGGAAGTACTCCTGGCGCGGGCTCCTCGCTTTCCTCCCGGAATGTATAGCGTGCTAGCTGGCTTTGTAGAACCGGGAGAATCCCTAGAAGAGACCGTGGCGCGAGAAGTGCGGGAAGAAGTAGGGATTGAGATCAAAGATATCCGTTATTTTGGCTCCCAACCCTGGCCTTTCCCTAACTCCCTAATGATTGGCTTTACTGCCACCTACGCCAGCGGTGAAATTGTCGTACAACTAGCAGAGTTGACGGATGCCGCTTGGTTCCATAAACAGCACCTTCCGCAAGTGCCGCCTAGGCCCAGCATCGCTCGCAAACTGCTCGACTGGTTCGTCTCAACTCCCTAAACTATTCGTCCCAGTCATCATAATCAGGATATTGAGATGGGGCTGCTCCGTGACGCTCCAGAATCGCACCATAATCAGTTCTGGAGTCATCAGGTTGGATTTTCTCTAGCTGCACTTCAAACTTCCACCAGTCCCCAAAATCAAAAACATACGTCATTGAAGCGCCTTCAGCTAGAGGTAGGTCACCGATTCGCACTTCATCTGTTGTTGGAGAACTTTCTGCATAGGGATGGGAGACTTCTATGGTGCGCCCTAAAGGGTTTTTATAGATAAACATATCCAAGTGATCGGAGTCGAACTCGACCGATTCAAGGATCAAACCGCTTAAATCCGCTAGCGTCATTTGGCTAGAAATAGCAATGCGCCGCCAAACTTTACCCAGGTAGACCTTGAAGAGATAGACACCTGGACGAAATTCATACTTGGGAACCGCTAAACTGTTCTGCCACTCAAGGAAATAAGGTTGCAGATGAGCCTGTAATTCGCCGAAAGGAATAGTTGGATCGGTTTCTGACTCCCACACCATGCCATGTGCCATGAAAGCATGGATGATCACTGTCATCAAGGCATCCCCTAGGGGCGATCGCTTAATCTTCTTAATTCGCCAACCTTTGCCAGCCTCTGGCTTACCCGATTCTACTTCCAAGAGGCCAAACATTTTGAACAATGCAACATTATAGAAGTCAGGATAGTAGACCAACCATTGTTGCTCACTGTAGCTACTAAATCTCTTGCCACGACTGGGAACATTAGGCCAAAATCGGATACATTTTGCTCCCTCATTGAGAGGGCTTCTTTGTTCTCCCAGCATCTCCCCATGTCCTCGAATCAGCCAGGCTTCTAGTAACGTAAAGTACTGCTCGGTGGGATTGAGAGAGCGCCAGGATTGTAGTAGCGTCGGCTCAAGCATCAAAAATCGCTTTTTGCCCCTACTCACAATTTGTCCTAAACCAGTCGTTCGCAGCAGCAGGTACAGCCCATGAATAGGGGAATAAGACTTCTGTACAGGCCGCTTCAGGTCTAGCTGAATGGGTTCGCTCAGACGTTGATTCAGCTCTGCCAGGGATTTTTGCGGCAATAGGTGCTGAGTGCCGCTAACAGCAACGCCTGCTTCGCCCACAAAATCGAGTAAAGTCTGAAAATCGCGCAGGATGGTTCCGGGTTCAGCGTTGCTAATCTGCTGCTGGGTTAAGAGCGCAACGTGTTCGGGAGACAGGGGCGGTAGTTCCTCAGCTACCTGCTGCAACATTGTTCTTTGGAATTCCTGAAAAAAGCCTTCCGGAGATGACGTATTAGATAAAGAGAGAGGGGCGATCGCATCTCCCTCTGCTTCACCATCCAACACCTCACCTCCCAAAGTCCCTAAAAGCTGCTGAAATTCTGCAGGCACTGGTGCAGAGGAGCTACCCAGCATGGCATTCAGGTTACTCAATAACATTCCTAAGCCAGGTGGAACCCCAGGTGGCATAGAAGGAGTACTAGCGGTGGTTTCGCGAAGTTGCTGGTTGTATTGCTCCTGAAAGGCTTTGAGTCCTGCCTCTGTTGTCATATCAAAGCCTGCCGCCATCCCAGCGGAAACAAAAGATTTCGCCATGCCAAACCGATTGGGATCGTTCATGATGTCTTTGTACTTAGGCTGAGTTTTCTCTAGAAACTTGATGATTTGGGTGGCGTTACGGTGTTTATAGGCCCGCTTGAGAAATTGCCAAAAAGCGATCAGCTCAGGGATAGTTGTATCTGCCTCATCTGGGTGCTGCAACGTCACCTTTTGTGGGAATAGCCCCGTCACGATCGCCTCTACATCTTGCTTAGTCATGCGAGGCAAAGTCACGGAGCGATAGGCATAGCCAAAGTAAAGCAATTGGTCAATCCAACTCCCCACATACTCTACCATCTCTGGATAGGCAGTCAGATAAGCTTTGCCTTCTGGAGATTCAATAAATTCTTTGGCTAGATCTGCAACAAACTCTTCCAAGGCCGCGATCGCCTCGTCATAGTCTTGAATGGCATCAATGCGGTTGAGATCAATCGTCATGGCAGTACCGTTCCTGATCGCTACTTAAAATTATGCAACTTAGATCGATACATTGATCACGCTGCTGTAGTTGCACCGAGTTGAAGAGCGTAGAGATTGGCGTAGACTCCCTGTTGAGCGATTAGTTCGGCATGAGTACCAGATTCTACAATTTGTCCTTGTTGAATCACTAGCACCTGATCGGCTTGGGTGACAGTGCTGAGGCGGTGGGCAATTACGAAGCTGGTACGACCTTTGAGAAGACGGGCGATCGCATCTTGGACTAAAGCCTCCGTGCGGGTGTCGATGCTGCTAGTAGCTTCATCAAGAATGAGAATCCGAGGATTGATTAAGACGGCACGCGCAATGCTCACGAGTTGCCGTTGTCCTTGGCTGAGGGGAGCGCCGCGTTCTCCTAACTGGGTTGAGTATCCCTGAGGAAGGGAGATGACAAACTCGTGCACATTCGCCAGTTGAGCGGCAGCTTCAATATCCGCTTGAGTGGCGTGGGGAGAACCAAAGGCGATGTTTTCGGCCACGGTGCCGCTGAAGAGAATATTGTCTTGCAAAACGATGCCAATCTGCCGACGCAGACTCGCTTGAGTCACGTTTCGGATATCGATGCCATCAATTTTGACGGCTCCACCTGTCACATCGTAGAAGCGCAGAATCAAGTTGATAATTGTACTCTTACCTGCTCCTGTCGGCCCCACTAAAGCAATCATCTGACCTGGCTTGGCGTGGAGGTTGACTTCTTTTAGGACTAGTTGATTCGAGCTATAGCCAAAGGAGACATTCTCAAAGGACACTTCTCCCTGAATCGGTGGCATCTCTTTGGCATCAGGAGCATCGTTGAGTTGGGAAGGTTCATCGAGGAGCAGAAAGATCCGCTCTAAACCCGCTAGGGCTGATTGGGCTTGGGTGTAAAATTGGCTGAGAATCTGGATCGGGCGAAAGAACTGCTGTACATACAGCAAAAAAGCAGTCACTACCCCCACTGTCGCAGCTCCAGTCACCGCCAGATAACCGCCATAAGCCAACACCGCAGCAGTCGCCAATGTGTTGAGAAAATCGATCGAGGGAAGAAATGCTGCCGTAATTGCAACCGCTTGGACATTGGCATCTCGGTTAGCCGCATTCACTAAGTCGAACTCTGCAATATTAAGCTCTACACGGTTGAAAGCTTGAGCTTCTCGGACACTAGTGATGCCTTCTTCCAGTTTGGCCGAGAGATCGCCAATGGTCTGACGAGTGACGCGGAATCTAGCTCTGGCCCAGCGAGCAAAGAAACTAGTGGTAAAGATCATCAAGGGCACTGCCAAGTTGCTCAATAGTGCCA
This region of Trichocoleus desertorum NBK24 genomic DNA includes:
- the nudC gene encoding NAD(+) diphosphatase, whose product is MHRTFIPGTAAPEVQSSSAWWFAFLGHKLLVQVNGTSTTIPHLVNLAAIGLVPVRIQFLGTLDGEPCYSAELSQDAAIPGNMAVRGLRKLYGVLDEDLYVIGSRAVQIMEWDRTHQYCGCCGTPTTQLPTERAKRCPKCGLANYPRLSPAVIVLISRDEEVLLARAPRFPPGMYSVLAGFVEPGESLEETVAREVREEVGIEIKDIRYFGSQPWPFPNSLMIGFTATYASGEIVVQLAELTDAAWFHKQHLPQVPPRPSIARKLLDWFVSTP
- a CDS encoding plasmid pRiA4b ORF-3 family protein, with protein sequence MTIDLNRIDAIQDYDEAIAALEEFVADLAKEFIESPEGKAYLTAYPEMVEYVGSWIDQLLYFGYAYRSVTLPRMTKQDVEAIVTGLFPQKVTLQHPDEADTTIPELIAFWQFLKRAYKHRNATQIIKFLEKTQPKYKDIMNDPNRFGMAKSFVSAGMAAGFDMTTEAGLKAFQEQYNQQLRETTASTPSMPPGVPPGLGMLLSNLNAMLGSSSAPVPAEFQQLLGTLGGEVLDGEAEGDAIAPLSLSNTSSPEGFFQEFQRTMLQQVAEELPPLSPEHVALLTQQQISNAEPGTILRDFQTLLDFVGEAGVAVSGTQHLLPQKSLAELNQRLSEPIQLDLKRPVQKSYSPIHGLYLLLRTTGLGQIVSRGKKRFLMLEPTLLQSWRSLNPTEQYFTLLEAWLIRGHGEMLGEQRSPLNEGAKCIRFWPNVPSRGKRFSSYSEQQWLVYYPDFYNVALFKMFGLLEVESGKPEAGKGWRIKKIKRSPLGDALMTVIIHAFMAHGMVWESETDPTIPFGELQAHLQPYFLEWQNSLAVPKYEFRPGVYLFKVYLGKVWRRIAISSQMTLADLSGLILESVEFDSDHLDMFIYKNPLGRTIEVSHPYAESSPTTDEVRIGDLPLAEGASMTYVFDFGDWWKFEVQLEKIQPDDSRTDYGAILERHGAAPSQYPDYDDWDE
- a CDS encoding TVP38/TMEM64 family protein, producing the protein MKYNWMTLLRWMLIGVLIVLAIVFLNQVGIERIRQQVDQFGIWAPAIVFALRFTSIILPVLPGTAYAILAGGLFGFAEGLLIVALADLASCTFNFYIARRYGRSLVERFVGQQFMEKVDRLAQRHLERNFFLMTGFLMTGLFDFAAYGVGLTQVRWHSYLLALVVSILVAKPLWVAAGAGIFEDSQLLLGFALLAAFGIGIVTAVVQRQPDSSNS
- a CDS encoding ABC transporter ATP-binding protein, which encodes MRGAGPVVAGEQQASRQLSTLQRFLQYLRPYKKEVPIALLLVAIGAATQSLGPFLIGWSIDNLITQGNLSGLLVMLAFLATIYILGITAIRGQILRVGWIMQRLLGQLRQDIFTKIQSLPVSFFDRSEAGDLMSRLLNDVNTVNQAFGQTIAQMLGNTFSLFGIIIAMFLINFKLALLSNLAVPLMIFTTSFFARWARARFRVTRQTIGDLSAKLEEGITSVREAQAFNRVELNIAEFDLVNAANRDANVQAVAITAAFLPSIDFLNTLATAAVLAYGGYLAVTGAATVGVVTAFLLYVQQFFRPIQILSQFYTQAQSALAGLERIFLLLDEPSQLNDAPDAKEMPPIQGEVSFENVSFGYSSNQLVLKEVNLHAKPGQMIALVGPTGAGKSTIINLILRFYDVTGGAVKIDGIDIRNVTQASLRRQIGIVLQDNILFSGTVAENIAFGSPHATQADIEAAAQLANVHEFVISLPQGYSTQLGERGAPLSQGQRQLVSIARAVLINPRILILDEATSSIDTRTEALVQDAIARLLKGRTSFVIAHRLSTVTQADQVLVIQQGQIVESGTHAELIAQQGVYANLYALQLGATTAA